A stretch of the Candidatus Poribacteria bacterium genome encodes the following:
- a CDS encoding AAA family ATPase, with protein sequence MSQNFKPVTVGISGGSASGKTTLAKTLAEGLKEFSPVILHQDYYFKDWLEYPPEEREKVITANHPAAVRWEALLGHIRQLIARQPIETPPEGTRSFARGDAPATIQPSDLIIVEGHLILWEAALRDLMDVKLFVDVEPHERVLRRLLRDVAQRSGDLEGAVAWYRRDVIPNFSVYTEPCKAYADIVVPFVDENPVALQTLVAGLQDRILSRRTSVKLEI encoded by the coding sequence ATGTCCCAAAACTTCAAACCGGTGACAGTTGGGATATCGGGTGGTTCAGCATCAGGGAAGACAACATTAGCAAAAACACTAGCGGAAGGGCTGAAAGAATTCTCGCCGGTGATTCTGCACCAAGATTACTACTTCAAGGATTGGTTGGAATACCCTCCAGAAGAACGGGAAAAGGTTATTACTGCGAATCATCCGGCTGCGGTTCGGTGGGAGGCACTACTAGGGCATATCCGTCAACTGATTGCCCGTCAACCGATTGAAACGCCACCCGAAGGAACGCGGTCGTTTGCCCGAGGAGATGCGCCTGCCACAATTCAACCGAGTGATCTGATTATCGTCGAAGGGCATCTTATCCTATGGGAGGCAGCACTCAGAGACCTGATGGATGTCAAACTCTTCGTTGATGTTGAACCGCATGAACGGGTGCTACGTCGTCTGTTGCGGGATGTCGCACAGCGTAGCGGTGACCTTGAGGGAGCGGTTGCGTGGTATCGTCGGGATGTCATCCCCAATTTCTCGGTCTACACTGAGCCGTGTAAAGCGTACGCCGATATCGTTGTGCCCTTTGTAGATGAGAATCCTGTGGCTTTGCAGACCCTTGTTGCGGGTCTACAGGATCGGATTTTGAGTCGGCGCACTTCGGTGAAACTTGAGATATGA